The window TGGTGAAACCTTTCTCACAGCTGCTAGCTCATTAGGCCCAAACCTAGATAGCCTAGCCCTAGCTTCAGTGTCGCTCAGCCCCTTCACATCGCTTTTCAGCGCCCTTATCACGTCATCTACACTAAGCGAATGCCAATTTACTTCAGCTCGCGCCTCAGCTTCCATGCTCGACATCAACCCAAAAATGCTAAAAACTTCCTAGAAAAGAGGAAGCCAAATATTTAAGTCTTATCTCCACATTTTCGGCAAAGTTTCGATATCCTTGATGCTTTTTTACTCTTAAATCGAAGAGGAGGAACAAACCAAATGCTGCAAAATAAAAAATTGTCTCATACGCTAAAAGCAACCTTTAAAGAATACAAGAGATAAAACAACAGGTTTATCATGACGAACATAAATGGTTTCGTGACAGAAATACTTTAGGCAAGCCCTCGTACCCTGTTAAACCGAAACCCGTTGAATATAAATTTAAGAAAACTTTAGTAAAAACATTAATATTAATAAATGAATAAGTGGATAGTTGAACATCCTCGCCGGCGCAGCCTATATTTTGCATTTTTCGAAGCATTTCTCTATAACCCACATGACCCTGCGAACCATTTCGGGGGTTACGGCTAGCGGTTCCCCTTGACGCAACGTTTTGTACAGTTCTTGATAGAAGAGGATTGCGTTTACGCTCCAATACTCTGATTCGGCAATACTCCAACCCTCTTCTCTCCACGGAATTTCCTCAATATTGTAGCTGCGGTCGGGCGTTGGTTCCGTTTCCACTCGCCTTGGGGGAAGATCCCCTGGGTTAAAGTACTTCCATTTAAGGGAAAACCTGTTGCCTACGAGTCCTCCTTGCGTACCCATAACTAGCCAAGTGTTTTGAGGGTAAGCGCACGCTCGGGTTACCTCAATATCTATGAGAGGCGCATCCTGCGCCTTCAATATAACCTTTACGTGGTCCTCGGCGTCACCTAAGGTTAGCGTTCTCTGCAAGTCGCAGAAGACTTCTGGATCCTTATCTCCGATAAAGGAGAGCCCCTGAATTATGAGGTGAACGCCATTATTCCTTAGCTCCCCTCCTCCGAATTTTTTCAACGTCTGCCAATCCCATCGCCTGCCAAATAAATGCGAATATATTTTTATGAGGACTATTCGCCCAAGTTTTCCGGATTGTATAACCTCCTTAACTTTCAGGTAGTCTGGGTTAAACAAGCTGTTCTGAAATATAGTTAATATCTTTCCAGTTTTCCTCGCAGCCTCTATCATGGCGTCCGCCTCAGCAAGACTAGTGGTCATAGGTTTCTCGCATACGACATGTTTCCCAGACTCCAAAGCCTTTATTGTTTGTGGGGCATGGAGGTAGCTTGGGGTTGCGATCACCGCTAGCTCGACCTCCTTGTCTTCCACAAAGCTGTCGAAGTCAGAGTAAGCTCTGCAACCAAATTTTTCCGTAGCTTCTCGACGTCTCTCCTCTATTGGGTCGGTGACG of the Candidatus Bathyarchaeia archaeon genome contains:
- a CDS encoding Gfo/Idh/MocA family oxidoreductase — protein: MEDQIRVGIAGLGRSGWNIHAKAFEKLADKYRVVAVTDPIEERRREATEKFGCRAYSDFDSFVEDKEVELAVIATPSYLHAPQTIKALESGKHVVCEKPMTTSLAEADAMIEAARKTGKILTIFQNSLFNPDYLKVKEVIQSGKLGRIVLIKIYSHLFGRRWDWQTLKKFGGGELRNNGVHLIIQGLSFIGDKDPEVFCDLQRTLTLGDAEDHVKVILKAQDAPLIDIEVTRACAYPQNTWLVMGTQGGLVGNRFSLKWKYFNPGDLPPRRVETEPTPDRSYNIEEIPWREEGWSIAESEYWSVNAILFYQELYKTLRQGEPLAVTPEMVRRVMWVIEKCFEKCKI